The nucleotide sequence TGCCTGCAACCTTTCCATTCTGCTGGACAAAGGCACCATAAAAGAAATCATCGGGCTTGAAAAGATTAAAGCAATGCCCGCCGTCCTTTCCTATATCCCCGTCAATGGTGAAGGAGACGAGGTCGAGATTACTGGCACGTATGCACAGATGCTTGGCCGGTTTAACATTGCAGCAGACAGTCCAGAACAATTTGATAAGACGATCAGGGAAATAAACGATTCCCTGCACGTCCTTTCCACCAAAGGGGAAGAGATGATTCTTGCCAAATATGTTCCTGCAGATGCAGAACTATCCATTGATTGACTGGATATCGCCGGTATAAAGGAACACTAATTTCTCTTTTGCATAAAAATGAAAGGGCAAAGGTTAGTTACGAACCCATTGTTTTTTCTGGATTTTAAACATATACCTATTTCTCTTATGGTTCTAACGAAATCGAAATATACTTAGGTTTCAATGAGGATGGCATTTAAAGACTTTGAATTACATGACATTAGGTGATTGGAAGAAACTCTTGCAGGAGTTTCTTTTTTCTTTGGCTCGTATTTACAAGTGACTACGAACGACCTTGTCTGGATATCTTTAGAGCTCTTCTTTTCAGGGAGGGATTTTTTCATAGAGGACTTCAGCTGCTTGATCAGAGGAAGGCACAATTTAAAGGAGATGCTCACCGGCTTCTATCCAACCCCTATGCCTGTATGCCATTTAAAAATAGAAAGCTGCAATTGTTTTTTATTCGAACAACAGGACAAAGACAGAGAAGATTGATTATTAATGATAGAGAAAAGCCCGATCAACTTGAAAGCTAAGTAAATCAGGCTTTGTTTTAAAATCTGGAGATGCAAATCAGAGTTCTTGTTAAAGTTCAGTCTTTATTTGTCCTTCTGCTTTTTCTGAATCACCCTTTCGAACGACTAAAACATCACAAGAACTGCTGCGTACAATATGCTCAGACACACTCCCCATAAAAAAATGTTCCAAGGCATTCAAGCCTTGCGCTCCGCAAACAATCAAGTCAGCGTTCACCCGTTTTGCATACTCATGTGAAATAACCGTTTTAGGGGAACCTGGAGCGACAAACGTCTTTACTTCAAGAACACCGGTTTCTAGAGCTTCTTTTTTATAATCCTCAAGCAGCTCTTTCCCATACTCAGTGAATGCATTAGTGGGGTCGGGGATACGTTTTGTCATAACCATTGAGGAGCGGGTATCCACCACATAAATCAGATTCAATACAGCATTATTTCGTTTGGCTATTTCAACCGACTTCCTGAATGCATAGTGGGCTCCATCTGAGCCATCAACCGCTATGAGAATTTGCTTGTATTTAAGTGTCATCAATTACCTCCTCCTATTCTGGTGAGTGTGAATATGTTAAAGGTTTTCTCTATAAGTTCAGTTTTTCCTTCTTTATTTTTTCAAGTGAAAGGGAACGGTGGTGACAATGACATTTTTCCGGTACAGCAGAGTGGTGCGAATCAGCAAGCCGGATTGGTTATGCAGAAAGTTGTGCCAGCCTTTTTGCGGGATGAATTGCGGAATGAGGACGGTCACCTGGTAATTGGCTTCTTTGGCTTTCCGTTCCACTGAATCCACAAACCGATTCAAGGGGATGGAGATACTTCGGTAGGGCGAGAAAAGCGTAACCAATCGGACATCCGGATGCCATTTTGCCCATTTTTCCTCAATTTTTTTCTCATCCTCCCGCTCAAAGGGAATGTAGACGGCGATGATTTGGTCGGCTGAAAGCGAACGGGCATAGTTGATGGAGTGTTCGACGACCTGTGTGATGCCGGCAATCGGGATGATGAAGACATTGCCTTCGATGGGTACTGCAGCCGCTTTGTCTTGAACCCGCAATTGGTCCGCGACGGCGTCGTAATGCTTCTTAATGCGGTAGAACAGAAAAATGATGGCGGGCAGAAAAACCAGCACGGGCCAGACTTGGGTGAATTTCGTTAAAAAGAATACCACGGTCACCGTCAAGCTGATCAAGGCCCCCGTTGCGTTAATGAATAGCTTCGCTTGCCAGCCTTTCGGCTTTTCCCGGAGCCATTTCACAATCATGCCGCTCTGTGACAGGGTAAAGGGTATGAAAACACCTACGGCATACAACGGAATCAATTGTTCGGTATGGCCGTTGAATGCCACAATCAACAAAATAGAGGCGAATCCCAAAATGACGATGCCATTGGAATAGCCCAATCGGTCACCCCGAACTGTAAACATCCGCGGGATGAATTTGTCTTTCGCCAAGTTGACAGCCAGCAGCGGGAAGGCAGAATAGCCGGTATTGGCTGCCAGGATCAAAATCAATGCGGTGGTCCCCTGCACGAAGTAGTACAGGACGTTCCGGCCGAACGTTTCTTCGGCGATGAGTGACACGACCGTCGCTTCTGCTTGGGGCACGATGCCGTAATAATAAGCCAGAAAGACGATGCCTGAAAACATGGTGGCTAACAGAATGCCCATGGCTGTCAGCGTTTTCGCGGCGTTGGAGGAAGCCGGTTCCTTGAAGTTCGGGATGGCATTGGAAATCGCTTCAACGCCGGTAAGGGCTGAACTACCGGAGGCAAAGGCCCGCAGCAGCAGAAACAAGCTGATTCCGGCGATCGGCGTGCCAACCGGCGTATGCAGATCCGAAGAAACGGTGCCGGTCAGGATATTGAATAGGCCAACCCCGATTAAGAGAAACAAAGCTAGTACAAACAGGTAAACAGGATAGGCCAAAATCGAAGCAGATTCGGTTACCCCCCGCAGATTCAATATCGTCAGAAGGATAACGAATGTCACCGCGATGGCCACATTGTGGTCATGCAAGGCCGGAAACGCAGAGGTGATGGCATCGGTACCAGCCGACACACTGACGGCCACCGTCAGAATGTAATCCACCAGCAACGAGCCCCCGGCCAGCAATCCGGGATTGATGCCGAGATTTTCCTTGGACACGATGTAAGCGCCTCCGCCGTGCGGATAGGCATAGATGATTTGACGATAAGACAAGATGAGCGCCGTCAGCAGGAACAACACCGCAGCGGCAATGGGAATCGAATACCAAAACGCGGTGGCACTCACGGTAATCAATACAAGGAGGATTTGTTCCGGACCATAGGCGACGGAAGAAAGGGCGTCTGAAGAAAGAATCGCCAACGCCTTCTTTTTGTTGAGCTTCTGTTCTCCCAGCTGATCCGATTTTAATGGACGGCCAATTAGTAGCTGTTTAAGAAAATTGAACATGGACTCCACCATCCCTAAAGTACGGCTTTTGATAAATCAAGCATAGTCCGATTTCCTTAAAAAGCAAGTGGAAAATCGATGAGGAAAGAAAGGCCGGAAAATGGTTTAAGGAAAGGCGGCATCAACCGACATTGAGTTTAGTGATTCATAAAACGACACGAATTTTAGCCACTTTTTACCTGCACTAAAAAAGATCGACATCCTTCAAGAATAGGCGTAATTTAGATTTGTCCAAAATATAAAAACCTACCTTTTAATCGCTGAATCAATTTGAACGGGGGACCTTCAATCGCTGAACCCCCTTTTCATCCGGGGGTTAATCTTACTTAGTGAGAGGGGAAGAGATGATTCTTGCTAAATCTATTCCTGCAGTAAGTAATAGAGGGATACATTAACTGACTAATTTCTGCAGTGGAATTGGCAAGGGGGTGTTGGCCGGTTTTAAACAATTTAACTATTTTTCGGAATTCATATTCTAATTCAGAATCAGGCTGTGAATAATGCTTCAGTTGTTTTGTGTTTTCCATGTACCACTATAGGGAATGATTTTATGATTAGGAATTTAAAACTTCCGCAGATAACTTTTCTACTCAAATGAGTAATTAGAAAACTGACGGAGACTGCAAAACGCCTCACACATTAATGTGTGAAGCGTTTTTTAAGTTTAACTTCAGTCCTATCATCCCATTTCAGCTACTGTTCTTGTTGGATAAACAGCGCCTTCATAATGTCACTTATCTCAGAAATGACATTAGTAAAAGCGGTGTGAACTGCAGCGTATCTTGGCAAATCTAATAACAGTATCATTTTATTTAATAACCATCCATTTTGTGTCTAAGTGTTAAACAGTTTTTTCTCTCTTGCAAATAAATAATCCGGATTTTTATTGAAAGCAAGTCGCTTTTAAAATAGTATTTGGAGCGTTTGAAACAATAGGAACAAATTCAGCACAATAATTACTACAGCTACGGACCAAGCAAGGAACTTAGTCAGCCAATGGTTCACTAAGCTACCCATAATTTTTCGGTTACTGGTGAAAATGATCAGGGGAACCAAGGCAAAGGGGATGCCGAAAGACAGGATGACTTGGCTTAATACCAACGCAGCTGTCGGATTGACGCCCAACGCGATAATGGCCAGCGGCGGAATCATCGTAATGGCTCTTCTCACATAAAGCGGGATTCGGCGTTTGATATACCCCTGCATGATGATGTCGCCAGTTTTTGTCCCAACAGAAGAACTTGCCAATCCGGACGCCAGCAAGGCAACCCCAAACAAGATGGCGGAAAACGGGCCGATGATCTCGCCAAATTGAGTGAAAGCTACATCCAAGTCTTCGACGGGCAGGCCATTGCCGAAGAAAAGAGATGCCGCAACAATCAGCATACTGGCGTTAACTGCGCCTGCAATGATCATGGCTATCAACACATCAAAAAATTCATAGCGGAAAATCTGTTTCCGTTCGATTTCCGTTTTCCCGATGACGCGTTTTTGCGTTAGAGCGGAATGCAGGTAGATAGCATGCGGCATAACAGTGGCCCCGAGGATACCGGCGGCCAACATGACACTATCCACGCCTTGGAATTGAGGTGTGAACAGCCCCTTGAAAATCGAAGACGGTTCCGGCTGCGCAAAAACCATCTGCAGCCCAAAAGCGAGGACCACAATTAGTACCATTCCCGCAATTCCGGCTTCCAGCTGGCGCACCCCTCTTCGCTGCAACTCCAGAATGGCAAAAGAACCGACAGCAGCGATCAATGCTGCCGGAAACAACGGAATGCCAAACAAGAGATATAACCCCAAAGCCGCTCCGATAAATTCGGCCAGATCAGTTGCCATGACGACCAGTTCGCCTTGAATCCATAGACCGAAAGATACCGGTTTGAGCAGATTTTCCCGCGACACTTCCGGAAGATTCAACCCTGTAGCAATGCCAAGTTTAGCTGATAAAGATTGGATAAGAATGGCCATTAAATTGGATACCAGCACGACCCACAGCAAGAGGTAGCCGTATTTCGAACCCGCCGTGATGTTCGTTGCAAAATTTCCCGGATCGATGTAAGCAACGCCGGCAATGAAAGCAGGTCCAAGAAAAACCAGTACTTTGTGATGCTGTTTCCGATAAGCGGTGATTTCCTCGAACGATTTGTATTCGGACTCCACCGGTTTGGCTTTCACCTCTAACATGATTCACTCCTCCTTTTCAGTCTGATGACCATCAATAAGTTTCCTTTAAGATAGAATGTTTCCTTTGTGAAACTATATGATGAATCAATGAAAAAAGCAATTAAAAAAACTGATTTATTAGAATTTTTAAAGGGTTTTTTTGAGTTATATATGAGGCCTTATAGCAAGGTACTGTCCAATTAGTCTATTATTCGACTTATTGGACAGCACCTTGCTTCTATTAAAGGGTGTGGTAATACGATTGCTCATGTTTCTGTATCCCTGCGCTAGCTTCGTCGCAAAGGAGGCGTCCATATTACTTTTGGGGCACCTCCTTTTTTGTTCATTGAAGTGTATTTTTCCGAATGGTTAAATTTCCAAAATTATCTAGCTATTGATTTGAGTTCTGAGTATATTGAATATAAGAATCCTATTCCGTGATTTGAAAAATGAAAAACCACTACAAAATTTGAAGCGAAGTTTTGAAACAACGACGTGGATTTTTATGTAAGGGGTATACAATTCAGCTAAATCCGGTAATCTTAATAAATTTGGAAGAGGGATTGGATAATGAAATGGAAAAGCTTTATCAAAAATGTATCAAGCGATTATCACTTTACTCATCCCGCGACTTTTAAGGATATGCGTGTAATCAAGGAAAAACTGAATGTAAACTTACCGAAAGAGTTAGAAGACTTACTGCGTGAAACAAATGGAGTGTACGATCAATTCGATTGCCATTTCATCTGGCCAATCCATAAAATTATCGAAGAAAACCTCTATTATAGAGGTTGGGAAGATTTTAAAGACATCTATATGCCGTTTGATCATCTCCTATTTTTTTCAGATGCTGGAAACGGGGATTTATTTGGTTATGCTATTTTGAATGGACATATCCATCATGAAGACATCTATGTCTGGAAACATGAAGATGACAGTCGAACTTGGATTGCTTCCTCTTTGAAAGAGTTTATAGAGGGATGGCTTGCTGGGAAAATTTCTGTTTAAAAAAAGCTTTAAGGTTAGAGGAAAAAAAGCCCTGAACGAAAATAACCGCTTTTGGCTAGCGTTCAGCAGCTGCAAACCGCCTTGGACGAATTGAAAAAAGCCCTGGCAAAATCCAAGTGGAAGTGTTGGCTTAAAGACGGGGATTTGAATGTAACTTAAGTAAAGTTAAGTTACATTCATTTTTTAATATACTGCCTTTTCTTAAAGTGAGGTAAAATGAATTGTTAGAAAAAAGTGCCAAAACGAAGAGGGGAAGGATATTGAAAAAATTACTCGCAATCGTCCTAATTTCTTGGTTGCTGTCCGCGTGTAATTTATTTAATGCTTCACCAAGCATTGAAAAGTTAGAAAAAGCGCCGGAAAATGTTCAAGAACTATTGGATCCAGCTGCTCCTCTCCAATCTGTAAATGAGGATGGAGAAATGACCTATATTATTTACCAGACAACAGATGAAGTAACTGCTTCTCTTGAAAAACATGGAGACAAATTGAACGTGAAATTAAAATCTGTACCTAAAGATGGCGACGAAATTAAAAAACAGGTATTCAAGTTGAAAGTAGATAAGGATACAGAAATGATAGACATACTCATAAACGGTAAATCAACTCCCATTAGCATAATTACTGGTTCCTAAAAACTTAATTTTTAAGAGAAGTGAATGTGCCTTATTGTGAAGTAAGTTATATCCACAATACCTGCAGCGCAGACTTCATAAATGATTTTAAAGTTGCCAAAAAATCATACATTCCAACGCTTATCCTAATTTATTAATACTCCATTGTATAAAATGAAATTGGTTAGACACCAACATCTATTTGAAACTGCAACCAAAGGAAATTAATAAAGCTGCAAAGAAATTCCATTTACTATCCTGGTGTTTGCAAATCTATGTTAGTGCGGAACTGAATATAGACTGGGAGGAAATAAAAGGTCGTGAAAAGTTTACCTGCTGAATATGAATTAGTGGCCTTGTTCGAATGCGAACCGGTCTTGCGTGATACCCAAACAAAAAACCTGCCTTTTTACTATAACCAGGCTGCGTATCGGTTTTCAAATGACGAAGAAGCCTTTCTGGTAATTCTCGAGCCCGCATATGGAGAAGTTAAAATGCAAGTGAACCAGAAATCGACAAACAGGCTGATTTCCCGCCTTGATTTGAAAAGGGTGGATACGCTTGAAATTAAAGCGGATTTTAAAAATCTATCTAGTATTTTGCTGACCTTGGCTAGTGATGAAACCTTTCAAACCTTAGAGATTCAATTTAAGCCGAATTTCAAATTAATTCTTCAAGACCATCTGGAATACTGATGTTCCAAAAGAAAGCCAGACAGTCATTTGAGTGTCATTAAATGAAGACGGATTGCTTCTGATGTACAAGAAAAGCTGCAAACCATTACAGCTATCTATTAGAGTGAAGAAGGGAATGATTTGATGACCTGGTTTAGTTCTGGTGTGCTGTTGATTTTTATCAGCTCATTTGCATTTGGGTTGATTGGACAACTCCGCTATTCTGCTTGGCTAAAACGAACGGTTTTGCCAAACAATGAATTTGACAAAAGATTGCTTCGCGGAAATGATTTATACAGTTTTTCGTTTGCCGGTTTCATGGTTTTTGTTTTGGTAAATGCTTTAGTGTTTTGGGGAATTCTTCCCCGAACGGAAGGCGCGGGCAACGCAGCCAGTCTGATTGCTATGTTATTTCTTTCGTTAATGGCTGTTTCCAAATTCGTATTGATTCCTAAGAAGGAGAAGAACTTCCTGTTGTGAATGGAATTCAATTGTGATTAGGTTCATTGCAGAAGATGATTTTCAAGTTAACCGATCTTAAGCGATAGGGTAAAATCAAGTGCCAAACCAAAACGAAAACGGTGAATTTAATATGGAATCAACCCAAAAATTTATAATTAATATCGAAAACCAGGAATGGCTTTATGACAATGAGGAAGAAGATTTATGTTCCCACGGAGAAATCCACTTAAGTGTTAACAGAACTATCATTACCCAATCCGGAATAAAAGAAGAATGGGGAATCAGTGAATCCGCTTTGGCTTTATTGCGTACCATTGATAACGATTATGTGTGCCATCCCAATGATAAGGAAGGGTTAATCCTCCATGGATGCGGAGCGATTTTGATGATGGGCTGTCCGATTTCCATCCATTGGACAGTGGAGCATTCAGGGGATCAAGTCCTTTTATCGGATTTTGTGAAAATCATAACAACCGATCCTGAAACAGGAAGTGTTTATTACCCGGGGCTACATGCAGCTCTGAATAAAAATGAGTATAAAAAGCAAATTGTCCAATTCGCTGTACAAGTGAAGAACTTCTTTGATGCGTCAAAAGAAAAACGGATTACTGACGATTATGACCGTGAAACCTATCAAGAATTCTGGGATGAATTCAATCAGCTATTGGAAAATAATTTACTTGATCCAATCGGCGAGTTGTAAATGAAGATTTCTTTCAAAATCTCCTGGGAAGCAAAATATGCGGACGATTGTGCGAAATTCTTTCTCGGAAAAAAGTGTTGAATCCATGAAGAAGATTAATAAAAACTTTGCAGAAAGAGCTTTGAAAAAACGCCTTATTGGAAGCCAATTGGATGGCTTGCAATTTGGCGCTGGCTACGGGACAGTACGTATCTGCTTTGCCCATTATTCTGAGAAAGAACCAGATACGCTGTGGTTGAACATTGAGGTAAGAAAAATAGCGATTATTGCTAGTCAAGATCGATTGAAGTCAATCTCCACAGAACAGTTGTCAGAGCTGAGTGAGGAAGATCTGTTGCCATTGCTGCTGAGACATCGGAGAGAAAGAGTGAACGATGTTTGGCTAGGAGAAGATTCCCCGCATTTGTATCTTTCTTTTGAGTCCGGGAGAGTCTTGTTTATAAATGAGCAAGATGATGATTACGAATGCTGGCAGGTCGGAGATCAGTTTGGGTATGGGGATGGTGACTGGTTGATTGTAGCTGTCCCTGGAAATGAAATCGCTATTTGGAGTCCGGAAGAGTTTAAATGAAAGTGGTTAGGAAAAGATTAAATTTAAATATTGAGCAAATCTAACCTCGCTCGAATAAAAATCCATTTTTAAATGCCCTCATGAATGGCCGGAACTTAAAGGAGAGATGAGTTCATAAATTATAGCTTATCGCAGAAAAGGAACTTTACACAAAGTTCCTTTTTTTAGTCCGCAGAGGAATACTTTTAGAGATAGTCCCCTAACTGCACCCGGTTTTTTGTAAAAGGAAGGACTTTGCAACTTTTAACTAGAATGCTTTAGGAAGACAATCAGACAGAAATTATATATGTACAAGGAGGTAAGACTATGGAGAATAACAAATTGCTCCGAATGGATAATGTCGGCATCGTGGTAGAATCGCTGAATGACGCCATCTCATTCTTTGAGGAGATTGGCTTGAAGCTTGAAGGGCGATCCATTATTGAAGGGGAATGGGCAGG is from Planococcus liqunii and encodes:
- a CDS encoding universal stress protein, whose protein sequence is MTLKYKQILIAVDGSDGAHYAFRKSVEIAKRNNAVLNLIYVVDTRSSMVMTKRIPDPTNAFTEYGKELLEDYKKEALETGVLEVKTFVAPGSPKTVISHEYAKRVNADLIVCGAQGLNALEHFFMGSVSEHIVRSSSCDVLVVRKGDSEKAEGQIKTEL
- a CDS encoding APC family permease, whose protein sequence is MFNFLKQLLIGRPLKSDQLGEQKLNKKKALAILSSDALSSVAYGPEQILLVLITVSATAFWYSIPIAAAVLFLLTALILSYRQIIYAYPHGGGAYIVSKENLGINPGLLAGGSLLVDYILTVAVSVSAGTDAITSAFPALHDHNVAIAVTFVILLTILNLRGVTESASILAYPVYLFVLALFLLIGVGLFNILTGTVSSDLHTPVGTPIAGISLFLLLRAFASGSSALTGVEAISNAIPNFKEPASSNAAKTLTAMGILLATMFSGIVFLAYYYGIVPQAEATVVSLIAEETFGRNVLYYFVQGTTALILILAANTGYSAFPLLAVNLAKDKFIPRMFTVRGDRLGYSNGIVILGFASILLIVAFNGHTEQLIPLYAVGVFIPFTLSQSGMIVKWLREKPKGWQAKLFINATGALISLTVTVVFFLTKFTQVWPVLVFLPAIIFLFYRIKKHYDAVADQLRVQDKAAAVPIEGNVFIIPIAGITQVVEHSINYARSLSADQIIAVYIPFEREDEKKIEEKWAKWHPDVRLVTLFSPYRSISIPLNRFVDSVERKAKEANYQVTVLIPQFIPQKGWHNFLHNQSGLLIRTTLLYRKNVIVTTVPFHLKK
- a CDS encoding Nramp family divalent metal transporter, translated to MLEVKAKPVESEYKSFEEITAYRKQHHKVLVFLGPAFIAGVAYIDPGNFATNITAGSKYGYLLLWVVLVSNLMAILIQSLSAKLGIATGLNLPEVSRENLLKPVSFGLWIQGELVVMATDLAEFIGAALGLYLLFGIPLFPAALIAAVGSFAILELQRRGVRQLEAGIAGMVLIVVLAFGLQMVFAQPEPSSIFKGLFTPQFQGVDSVMLAAGILGATVMPHAIYLHSALTQKRVIGKTEIERKQIFRYEFFDVLIAMIIAGAVNASMLIVAASLFFGNGLPVEDLDVAFTQFGEIIGPFSAILFGVALLASGLASSSVGTKTGDIIMQGYIKRRIPLYVRRAITMIPPLAIIALGVNPTAALVLSQVILSFGIPFALVPLIIFTSNRKIMGSLVNHWLTKFLAWSVAVVIIVLNLFLLFQTLQILF
- a CDS encoding SMI1/KNR4 family protein; the protein is MKWKSFIKNVSSDYHFTHPATFKDMRVIKEKLNVNLPKELEDLLRETNGVYDQFDCHFIWPIHKIIEENLYYRGWEDFKDIYMPFDHLLFFSDAGNGDLFGYAILNGHIHHEDIYVWKHEDDSRTWIASSLKEFIEGWLAGKISV